In Chloroflexota bacterium, the following are encoded in one genomic region:
- a CDS encoding amidohydrolase family protein, with protein sequence MFQDLHVIDFHSHFPTSRPWFAGMSNWQQEYVERVGERRAAIAKGYAMDYNRDWRLAWDFPLPEKQHPGDEEQADRWAAEVDRYGLRAVGFVSGGGNDHLAGIVARHPDKFIGFAHHSPFSENAAAELERSVKELGLRGYKLLAPAIQEPIEGEAAFPVWEKCAELDIPVLIHFGVMGSGGGIAWHENINPLKLHNVAKLFPDVTFVVPHFGCAWLRETLQLCWACANVCIDTSGSNQWIRWVPGELTVKELFRKYVETVGAERIIFGSDSSWFPRGFAIRYLQDQIRDCRNLGLTHEQLQLIFGGNAARLFKIDLNGS encoded by the coding sequence TTGTTCCAAGACCTTCATGTTATCGATTTCCATTCCCATTTCCCCACCTCGCGGCCATGGTTCGCGGGCATGAGCAACTGGCAGCAGGAGTACGTCGAACGTGTTGGCGAACGACGGGCTGCCATCGCCAAAGGGTATGCCATGGACTACAACCGCGATTGGCGCCTGGCCTGGGATTTCCCATTGCCCGAAAAGCAGCACCCGGGCGATGAGGAACAGGCCGATCGTTGGGCTGCCGAGGTGGATCGCTACGGGCTACGGGCTGTGGGCTTCGTTTCCGGCGGCGGCAACGATCACCTGGCCGGGATAGTGGCCCGTCATCCCGATAAGTTCATCGGCTTCGCCCACCATAGCCCTTTCTCGGAAAACGCCGCTGCCGAGCTTGAGCGATCTGTAAAGGAACTCGGGCTGCGGGGCTACAAGCTATTGGCGCCAGCCATCCAGGAACCCATCGAAGGTGAGGCTGCCTTTCCCGTCTGGGAGAAATGCGCCGAGCTGGACATCCCCGTATTGATCCACTTTGGCGTCATGGGCAGCGGCGGCGGCATCGCCTGGCACGAGAACATCAACCCCCTGAAGCTTCACAACGTGGCCAAGCTCTTTCCAGATGTCACCTTCGTCGTGCCTCACTTCGGCTGTGCCTGGTTGCGCGAGACCCTGCAACTCTGTTGGGCCTGCGCCAACGTCTGCATTGACACCTCCGGCTCTAACCAGTGGATCCGCTGGGTGCCAGGTGAGCTCACCGTCAAGGAGTTATTCCGCAAGTACGTAGAGACGGTGGGCGCCGAGCGCATCATCTTCGGCAGCGATTCGAGTTGGTTTCCCCGGGGCTTTGCCATCCGCTATCTGCAGGATCAAATCCGTGACTGCCGCAATCTGGGACTGACCCACGAGCAGTTGCAACTCATTTTTGGCGGCAACGCCGCCAGGCTTTTTAAGATCGACCTGAACGGCTCGTAA
- a CDS encoding extracellular solute-binding protein, which yields MRKQRLLALFAIVLTASLVLTACAVPAAPPQIQTVEVTREVEVEKIVEVPAEDEIVTIEYWQYFFDPRVDAMNRLIQQFEAENPDVRVVHNSDIPYGDYRDKIAASVPAGVGPDVATLFYGWLPVWLDAGYLVPLPESEFPPADIEADFSPMVQAGKFDGKYWTLPTAVRTLALFWNKDLVAAAGLDPEKAPETLDELVEMAKQCTQLDENGDFAVQGYTVEMDGQDHHWFREVLLRQYGVQPQSDDFHTIQWNSSPEGYEAWQFLLDFPTVHKTGDNTLFDGATQAFLNGKVCYHIDGSFRLGSIAKNAPDMNFGVAELPVGPNGEKHTFGSYWTHGLTKKAAEDPKQMDAAIRFLKFITTPEAGTLWVNKVGELPAQLAALENEELLADPNLGAFARGLPYAHATFFVNESNDRQALIDAYDMVVLTDEDPAVALDTAVEAVQAEFDEFWAER from the coding sequence ATGCGAAAGCAAAGACTTCTAGCGTTGTTTGCCATTGTCCTGACGGCAAGCCTGGTCCTCACGGCCTGCGCTGTGCCTGCTGCGCCACCTCAGATCCAGACGGTCGAGGTCACCAGGGAAGTCGAGGTGGAAAAGATCGTCGAAGTGCCGGCCGAAGACGAGATTGTGACTATTGAGTACTGGCAGTACTTCTTCGACCCGCGCGTCGACGCCATGAACCGGCTCATCCAGCAGTTCGAGGCCGAGAATCCGGATGTGCGCGTGGTCCACAACAGCGACATCCCTTACGGTGACTACCGAGACAAGATCGCAGCGTCGGTCCCTGCCGGTGTCGGCCCCGACGTCGCCACTCTCTTCTATGGCTGGCTGCCGGTCTGGTTGGATGCTGGCTATCTGGTGCCACTGCCAGAGAGCGAGTTCCCGCCCGCGGACATTGAAGCCGACTTCAGCCCCATGGTGCAGGCAGGCAAGTTCGACGGCAAGTACTGGACTCTGCCCACGGCCGTTCGTACCCTGGCCCTGTTCTGGAACAAGGACCTGGTCGCTGCAGCCGGGCTTGACCCCGAGAAAGCACCGGAGACACTCGATGAGTTGGTCGAGATGGCCAAACAATGCACCCAACTGGACGAAAACGGTGATTTCGCGGTCCAGGGTTACACGGTGGAGATGGATGGTCAGGATCATCACTGGTTCCGTGAGGTGCTGTTGCGCCAGTATGGTGTACAGCCCCAGAGCGATGACTTCCACACCATCCAGTGGAACAGCTCGCCCGAAGGCTACGAAGCGTGGCAATTCCTGCTGGACTTCCCAACGGTCCACAAGACAGGTGACAATACCCTGTTCGACGGTGCTACTCAGGCGTTCCTCAATGGCAAGGTCTGCTACCACATTGACGGCTCCTTCCGTCTGGGCAGCATCGCCAAAAACGCGCCCGACATGAACTTCGGCGTGGCTGAGTTGCCGGTGGGCCCCAACGGCGAAAAGCATACCTTTGGCTCCTATTGGACCCATGGTCTGACCAAGAAGGCCGCCGAAGACCCGAAACAGATGGACGCGGCCATCCGCTTCCTCAAGTTCATCACCACCCCGGAGGCGGGCACGCTCTGGGTCAACAAGGTGGGTGAGCTGCCGGCCCAACTGGCGGCCCTGGAGAACGAGGAACTGCTCGCCGACCCCAACCTGGGCGCCTTTGCCCGCGGCCTGCCCTACGCCCATGCCACCTTCTTCGTCAACGAATCCAACGACCGCCAGGCGCTGATCGACGCTTACGATATGGTCGTGCTGACCGACGAGGACCCGGCAGTGGCTCTCGACACAGCGGTGGAAGCGGTGCAGGCCGAGTTCGACGAGTTCTGGGCCGAACGCTGA
- a CDS encoding sugar ABC transporter permease — protein MPKLTLRRRRILWAYAFLLIPLVFFLWIRIYPTLSAFNISLREWNILAEEKPWVGLANYAKIFEELGNSRSVTHKAFVNTFLYVLIGMPAQLIIALGVALMLDRIRRAVGFFRAAYFIPFVTSAVAVAWVWRWLYQPKFGPINVLLKSVGLPDQPFLASPDQALVSIAAVVVWQGLGFAIIIFLAGLQQIPQTLYEAARIDGANGRQEFRYITLPMLNTSIVYLAVLQTISFLRMFAHVINMTRQGSGGPLNSTVTVVLHVYRSGFSSYKMGYASALTVLLFLVILIITVVQLRVLQRRVDY, from the coding sequence ATGCCAAAACTAACCCTTCGCCGGCGGCGTATACTGTGGGCCTATGCCTTTTTGTTGATTCCACTGGTTTTCTTTTTGTGGATTCGCATCTATCCCACGCTGTCCGCCTTCAACATCAGCTTGCGGGAGTGGAACATCCTGGCGGAGGAGAAGCCCTGGGTGGGCCTGGCCAATTATGCCAAGATATTCGAGGAACTGGGCAATTCCAGGAGCGTTACCCACAAGGCGTTTGTAAATACATTTCTCTACGTGCTGATCGGTATGCCGGCCCAACTCATAATTGCTCTGGGCGTAGCCTTGATGCTGGACCGCATCCGGCGGGCCGTGGGTTTCTTTCGGGCAGCCTATTTCATTCCCTTTGTCACCTCGGCAGTGGCGGTAGCCTGGGTCTGGCGCTGGCTCTACCAGCCCAAATTCGGTCCCATCAATGTTCTGTTGAAATCAGTGGGACTACCCGATCAGCCCTTTCTGGCCAGTCCCGACCAGGCGCTGGTTTCCATTGCAGCCGTGGTAGTGTGGCAGGGGTTGGGCTTTGCAATCATCATTTTCCTGGCCGGTCTGCAGCAGATACCTCAGACACTGTACGAGGCCGCCAGGATCGACGGCGCCAATGGCCGGCAGGAGTTTCGCTACATCACCCTGCCCATGCTGAACACTTCCATTGTCTACCTGGCGGTGTTGCAGACCATCAGCTTCCTGCGCATGTTTGCCCACGTTATCAACATGACCAGGCAGGGATCTGGCGGCCCGCTCAACAGCACGGTAACGGTGGTGCTGCACGTTTACCGCTCGGGATTCAGCAGCTACAAAATGGGCTATGCCTCAGCTCTGACCGTACTGTTGTTTCTCGTCATTCTGATCATTACCGTTGTGCAATTGCGCGTTCTGCAGCGGCGCGTTGACTACTAA
- a CDS encoding carbohydrate ABC transporter permease — protein sequence MTLASEETVVQDPTVLTTRRGERRPGSWLGQALTYLLLILGATIMIIPFIWMVATSLKPGSEILKYTFLPQEPTLQNYQEVLFGTRFPTWYINSIIVAIISTTSVVIFDSLAGYTFAKFEFPLKNLWFILILSTLMVPTEMLIIPWFQMAVKYGWNDTFWGIAFPGVITAAGLFLMRQFMQGVPDELMDAARIDGMNELGIFLRIAVPLVKPAIAALAIFNFLGNWNAYIWPLIVASTQAKFTLPVGLAFFSGESGSDWELIMTGATLATIPLLIVFMIFQRQIIRGIALTGLKG from the coding sequence ATGACACTAGCAAGCGAAGAGACGGTGGTACAGGATCCCACGGTACTGACAACCCGGCGGGGTGAACGGCGTCCAGGCAGTTGGCTCGGTCAGGCTTTGACCTACCTGCTGCTGATCCTGGGGGCCACCATCATGATTATCCCCTTCATCTGGATGGTGGCTACCTCGCTTAAACCAGGCAGCGAGATTCTCAAATACACCTTCCTTCCTCAGGAACCGACCCTGCAGAACTACCAGGAGGTTCTCTTCGGGACCCGCTTTCCCACCTGGTACATCAATAGCATCATCGTGGCCATCATCAGCACCACCAGCGTAGTCATCTTCGATAGCCTGGCCGGCTACACCTTTGCCAAGTTCGAGTTTCCCCTCAAAAACCTCTGGTTCATTCTCATCCTGAGCACCCTGATGGTACCCACCGAGATGTTGATCATCCCCTGGTTTCAGATGGCGGTGAAATATGGATGGAACGATACCTTCTGGGGTATCGCTTTTCCCGGCGTCATCACCGCGGCCGGGCTATTCCTCATGCGCCAGTTCATGCAAGGTGTGCCCGATGAACTGATGGACGCGGCTCGCATCGACGGCATGAATGAGCTTGGCATCTTCTTGCGGATAGCCGTGCCGTTAGTCAAGCCAGCCATTGCTGCCCTGGCCATCTTCAACTTCCTGGGCAACTGGAATGCCTACATCTGGCCCCTCATCGTGGCCAGCACGCAGGCCAAATTCACCCTGCCTGTGGGTCTGGCATTTTTCTCCGGCGAGTCCGGCTCCGATTGGGAGTTGATCATGACCGGCGCTACCCTGGCCACGATACCCCTGTTGATCGTGTTCATGATCTTCCAGCGCCAGATTATCCGTGGCATTGCGCTCACGGGCTTGAAGGGATGA
- the argH gene encoding argininosuccinate lyase yields MSDHSFPHPAYSRHVLQPAYADAQNHLYQPMLDANRAHAVMLYEAGIIDLACTRGLLVALNQVEVEGLEALAYQPGVEDLFFRIENRLVELTGPDIGGNLQLGRSRNDLGQALARMALRPMLLAVLRRLNTFRSTLLDLARRHVHTVMPGYTHTQPAQPTTFSHYLAGVLSSLERDARRLRAAYDTLNLCPLGAAAFTGSGFPLNRQRTAALLGFAGPLVSSHDCIGASDNLTETAGALATMAVNLSRVTHDMLFWATKESGTIYIDDSFIQISSIMPQKRNPVVLEHLRARLSRLQGDCQTVFNQCQKIPFGDTQDIEDEIWPPISQALSTADDVLELYEAVFSTLELNSDHLLTRAARGFTTATELADTLVREADLPFRTAHAIVARLVARAYAEDLAPGDINQALLDEVAVDVIGRPLGLDDDAVSRALDPEHFVAVRQTLGGAAPEATATLLARQNDALQDDQSWLDRESARLTTAQDILLARSAELVR; encoded by the coding sequence GTGTCTGACCACAGCTTTCCCCACCCGGCCTATTCCCGCCATGTGCTGCAGCCGGCTTACGCCGACGCCCAAAATCACTTATACCAACCCATGCTGGATGCCAACCGCGCCCACGCCGTCATGTTGTACGAAGCTGGTATCATCGACCTGGCCTGTACTCGGGGGCTGTTGGTCGCGCTGAACCAGGTCGAGGTCGAGGGCCTGGAGGCGCTGGCCTACCAACCAGGCGTGGAGGATCTTTTCTTTCGCATCGAGAACCGTCTGGTTGAGTTGACCGGTCCCGACATCGGCGGCAACCTGCAACTGGGTCGAAGCCGCAACGACCTCGGTCAGGCCCTGGCCCGCATGGCGTTGCGACCCATGCTCCTGGCGGTGCTACGCCGGTTGAATACGTTTCGCTCTACACTGCTCGACCTGGCTCGCCGACACGTACACACGGTCATGCCGGGCTATACCCACACCCAGCCGGCCCAACCTACCACTTTTTCTCATTATCTGGCCGGCGTGTTGAGTTCGCTGGAGCGAGACGCTCGCAGGCTGCGCGCCGCTTACGATACGCTCAATCTTTGCCCGCTGGGCGCCGCCGCCTTCACCGGCAGCGGTTTTCCGCTCAATCGGCAGCGGACGGCGGCACTGTTGGGCTTTGCTGGCCCACTGGTCAGCAGCCATGACTGCATCGGTGCCTCTGACAACTTGACCGAGACTGCCGGTGCCCTGGCAACCATGGCCGTGAACCTCTCCCGTGTTACCCACGACATGCTCTTTTGGGCAACGAAGGAGAGCGGCACCATTTACATCGACGACAGCTTTATTCAGATATCCTCCATAATGCCACAGAAACGCAACCCGGTGGTGTTGGAGCATCTGCGCGCCCGCCTGAGCAGACTGCAGGGAGACTGTCAGACAGTGTTCAACCAGTGTCAGAAGATTCCTTTTGGCGATACCCAGGACATCGAGGACGAGATATGGCCGCCCATCAGCCAGGCGCTGAGTACCGCCGATGATGTGCTGGAGTTGTACGAAGCTGTCTTCTCCACGTTGGAACTGAATAGCGATCATCTTCTAACTCGCGCTGCAAGGGGTTTCACGACGGCTACCGAACTGGCTGACACATTGGTGAGGGAGGCTGATTTACCTTTCCGCACAGCCCACGCCATCGTGGCTCGCCTGGTCGCTCGTGCCTACGCCGAAGACCTGGCGCCGGGCGATATCAACCAGGCCCTGTTGGATGAGGTCGCTGTCGATGTGATCGGGCGGCCCCTTGGATTGGATGATGATGCGGTCAGCCGCGCGCTGGATCCAGAGCATTTCGTGGCCGTGCGCCAGACGTTGGGCGGCGCCGCGCCGGAGGCAACGGCTACCCTGCTTGCCCGGCAGAATGACGCTTTGCAGGACGACCAGAGCTGGCTGGATAGAGAGTCGGCTCGCCTGACCACAGCACAGGATATCCTGCTTGCTCGATCGGCTGAACTCGTGAGGTAG
- a CDS encoding FAD-dependent oxidoreductase produces MKTTKDVIVIGGGVMGTSIAYQLASRGMDVILLEKSFLGAGSSGRSSAIIRQHYSNETTARMARHSLEVFQNFGEIIGGNVDFEKTGMLFITPADDQAGMESNVLMQRRVGIDTRVLSGAELKELQPQIAGWQDVVAAWEPEAGHCDPAGTVNAFAAAAKRKGASIRQGVEVLGINMAGGRVQGVTTSGGEITAPVVVNAAGPWARPVAQNVGVDIPAYACRVQVSLLGWPEGFQPHPIVADFVNVIYFRPETGRQTLIGSIDPAEANDRVNPDRFNEGVDFGFVLDSAERAVQRYPALEAAESRGGFASLYTITPDWHPILDEVPAGSGCFLACGFSGHGFKLAPAIGEMAADLVTGEARSGFDLELFRLDRFATSKPVRGQYEYSIIG; encoded by the coding sequence ATGAAAACCACAAAAGATGTCATTGTCATTGGCGGCGGCGTGATGGGCACCAGTATCGCTTACCAGCTTGCCAGCAGGGGTATGGACGTTATTCTCCTGGAGAAGTCCTTTCTTGGGGCCGGCTCCAGCGGTCGCTCCAGCGCCATTATCCGCCAGCATTATTCCAACGAAACCACTGCCCGCATGGCCCGCCACAGCCTGGAGGTCTTCCAGAACTTCGGCGAGATCATCGGGGGCAATGTAGATTTCGAAAAAACCGGCATGCTGTTCATTACGCCGGCCGATGACCAGGCGGGAATGGAGAGCAACGTGCTCATGCAGCGCCGTGTGGGCATCGACACCAGGGTACTCAGCGGCGCCGAACTGAAGGAGTTACAGCCACAGATTGCTGGCTGGCAGGATGTGGTGGCCGCCTGGGAGCCCGAGGCAGGACACTGCGATCCAGCTGGCACAGTGAATGCTTTTGCTGCGGCGGCCAAACGCAAAGGAGCCTCTATTCGCCAGGGCGTGGAGGTTCTGGGCATCAACATGGCCGGCGGTCGAGTGCAAGGGGTCACTACCTCGGGGGGTGAAATAACAGCTCCCGTCGTGGTCAACGCGGCCGGCCCCTGGGCCAGGCCCGTGGCACAGAATGTGGGTGTGGACATTCCGGCGTACGCTTGCCGGGTACAGGTAAGCCTGTTGGGCTGGCCGGAGGGGTTTCAACCCCATCCCATCGTGGCCGACTTCGTTAACGTGATCTACTTCCGGCCAGAGACCGGCCGCCAGACCCTCATCGGTTCCATCGATCCGGCCGAGGCCAATGATCGCGTCAACCCTGATCGCTTCAACGAGGGTGTGGACTTCGGGTTTGTGCTGGACAGCGCTGAGCGCGCCGTGCAGCGTTATCCGGCTCTGGAAGCAGCTGAGAGCCGGGGCGGATTCGCTTCACTCTACACGATCACCCCTGACTGGCACCCTATCCTGGATGAGGTGCCCGCCGGCAGTGGCTGCTTTTTGGCCTGCGGCTTCAGCGGTCACGGCTTCAAACTGGCCCCGGCCATCGGTGAAATGGCAGCCGATCTTGTAACTGGCGAGGCCCGTAGCGGTTTCGACCTGGAGTTGTTCCGCCTGGACCGGTTTGCGACGAGTAAGCCAGTGCGCGGGCAGTATGAATACAGTATCATTGGGTAA
- a CDS encoding ABC transporter ATP-binding protein, which translates to MADLNVFDVSKSFGDTPVLQDVSFGADSGEIVCLLGPSGCGKTTLLRIVAGLETLDAGRVVFDGQDMATVAVHERGFGLMFQDFALFPHKDVFGNVAFGLRMEGQDPAKIQGRVDEVLDLVDLGGYGDRKIHELSGGQQQRVALARSLAPNPTLLMLDEPLGSLDRTLREDLMFDLRRILKLVGVTALYVTHDQQEAFAISDRVIILNAGRIEQQGPPLTVYRQPANEFVARFLGMRNLISAQIQGDGPVPEVVTSLGTLRCRQCAHPVFPGEAATLVVRPDAATLLLPGEEEAGAENVIHGRLLNVSFRGSQVKIAVGQASGTWLEFELPGAMADDLPPLGGKLSLSVDPDGLALLAPEKLS; encoded by the coding sequence ATGGCGGACCTGAACGTCTTTGACGTGAGCAAATCCTTTGGTGACACGCCGGTGCTGCAGGATGTCTCCTTTGGCGCCGACTCTGGTGAAATCGTGTGCCTTTTGGGGCCGTCCGGCTGTGGCAAGACCACGCTTCTGCGTATCGTGGCCGGCCTGGAGACGCTCGACGCGGGTCGGGTCGTTTTTGATGGCCAGGATATGGCAACGGTTGCCGTTCACGAGCGCGGGTTTGGCCTCATGTTCCAGGACTTCGCGCTGTTTCCCCATAAAGATGTCTTTGGAAACGTGGCCTTCGGGCTGCGAATGGAAGGGCAGGATCCAGCGAAGATTCAGGGGCGGGTTGACGAGGTGCTGGACCTGGTTGATCTGGGTGGTTACGGCGATCGCAAGATCCATGAGCTTTCCGGGGGGCAACAGCAGCGCGTTGCCCTTGCCCGCAGCCTGGCGCCCAATCCCACCCTGTTGATGCTGGATGAACCCCTGGGGTCCCTGGACCGAACCCTCCGGGAAGATCTGATGTTTGACTTGCGCCGAATCCTCAAACTGGTCGGGGTCACTGCCCTGTATGTGACCCACGATCAGCAGGAGGCTTTTGCCATATCGGATCGGGTCATCATTCTCAATGCCGGTCGGATCGAACAGCAGGGGCCGCCGCTGACAGTTTATCGCCAACCGGCCAACGAATTCGTTGCGCGTTTTTTGGGGATGCGCAATCTCATATCTGCCCAGATCCAGGGTGATGGCCCTGTGCCCGAGGTGGTTACTTCTCTTGGGACCTTGCGTTGCCGCCAGTGTGCCCATCCTGTGTTTCCAGGCGAGGCGGCAACACTGGTTGTCCGGCCTGACGCTGCCACCCTGCTGTTACCGGGCGAGGAGGAAGCGGGGGCAGAGAACGTCATCCACGGACGGCTTTTGAACGTCTCCTTCCGGGGCAGCCAGGTCAAGATTGCAGTGGGCCAGGCCAGCGGCACCTGGCTGGAATTTGAGCTTCCGGGCGCAATGGCTGATGACCTGCCGCCGTTAGGTGGTAAACTCAGCCTGTCAGTGGATCCCGATGGACTGGCTTTGTTGGCGCCGGAAAAACTTTCCTGA